The following coding sequences lie in one Homalodisca vitripennis isolate AUS2020 chromosome X, UT_GWSS_2.1, whole genome shotgun sequence genomic window:
- the LOC124369112 gene encoding ATP-dependent (S)-NAD(P)H-hydrate dehydratase-like — MHNGIDLIVDKSQIGTMFLYMFCLSVYSVHVFGDNFSFLDLVDKAVLLECRHFIPRLSYEHQKGERGRIGVFGGSEEYTSGPYFGAMASLRTGADMVYIFCASQAAIPIKSYSPDFMVLPCLDSDNALDLIKPWLERIHGILIGPGLGRNKKIIQNIIKIIELLKEDDDGGIPIVLDADAFYILYSHPQLLQGYPNQVYLTPNEAEFKQLASVILQIKTVDAIDPHEHLRTLAEKLGPKVTILLKGKIDRIAHGDLVTCNNMRGSPRRSGGQGDLLAGCLTALVVWLESAEFWRPQVHLTHPQLVSYAASAIIKLANRLAYRDHGRSLLASDVLAKIHQAFNLLFNEN; from the coding sequence ATGCATAATGGCATTGACTTAATAGTTGATAAAAGTCAGATAGGAACAATGTTtctatacatgttttgtttgagTGTTTACTCGGTGCATGTGTTCGGTGACAATTTCAGTTTCCTCGATCTCGTAGATAAAGCTGTATTACTTGAGTGTAGACACTTCATTCCTCGTCTTAGCTATGAACATCAGAAGGGTGAAAGGGGTAGGATCGGAGTGTTTGGGGGCTCTGAAGAATATACTAGTGGCCCATATTTTGGTGCTATGGCATCTCTAAGAACTGGTGCTGACATGGTGTATATATTTTGTGCTTCACAGGCTGCAATACCCATTAAGTCATACAGCCCAGATTTTATGGTACTGCCTTGCTTAGATTCGGACAATGCCCTTGACTTGATTAAACCGTGGTTAGAACGAATTCATGGTATACTAATAGGACCAGGATTAGGGcgcaacaaaaaaataatacaaaacataatcaaaataataGAACTATTAAAAGAAGATGATGATGGTGGAATTCCAATAGTACTTGATGCTGATGCATTTTACATTCTGTACTCCCACCCTCAGTTGCTCCAAGGTTATCCGAATCAAGTTTATCTTACACCCAATGAAGCAGAATTCAAACAACTAGCTTCAGTAATTCTTCAGATAAAAACAGTTGATGCTATTGATCCTCATGAACATTTGAGAACACTAGCAGAAAAACTAGGCCCAAAAGTAACAATacttttaaaaggtaaaatagaCAGGATTGCTCATGGAGACCTGGTGACTTGCAACAACATGCGAGGGTCTCCCAGAAGAAGTGGAGGGCAAGGGGACCTATTGGCTGGCTGTCTCACAGCACTAGTTGTCTGGCTTGAATCTGCAGAGTTCTGGCGGCCACAAGTACACCTCACTCACCCACAACTGGTTAGCTATGCAGCTTCTGCAATTATCAAGTTGGCTAATCGACTGGCTTACAGGGATCATGGCAGGAGTCTTTTAGCTTCAGATGTTTTGGCCAAAATTCATCAAGCTTTTAATCTTTTATTCAATGAGAACTAA